One Maribacter cobaltidurans genomic window carries:
- the metG gene encoding methionine--tRNA ligase, with translation MSTTTAPKRYTITAALPYTNGPIHIGHLAGVYVPADIYARYLRLTGKDVAFVCGSDEHGVAISMKAKKEGVTPKDVIDKYHAIIKQSFADFGITFDNYSRTSAPVHHKTASDFFKKLYEQGDFIEETTAQLYDEEAKQFLADRFVIGTCPKCGNEEAYGDQCENCGSSLNATDLINPKSTITGSVPTTKETTHWFLPLDRYEDFLRDWILKGHKDDWKPNVYGQCKSWIDGGLEPRAVTRDLDWGIPVPVKGGEGKVLYVWFDAPIGYISSTKEWAERENKNWEHYWKDKDTKLVHFIGKDNIVFHCIIFPSILKAHGGYILPENVPANEFLNLEGNKLSTSKNWAVWLHEYLEDFPDMQDVLRYTLTANAPETKDNDFTWKDFQARNNNELVAIFGNFINRVVVLTNKYYDGVTPSPSDFTSVDSETLDELKKYPEIISCSLERYRFREAGQELMNLARLGNKYLADEEPWKVIKEDEERVKTIMFVALQIASGLAVLSEPFLPFTSDKLKSILGVRSSTVETSWNEVSSKDILLPPGHKIGQSELLFRKIEDSEIQAQLDKLEATKKANQQENKALMPQKDTITFDDFSKLDMRVGTIVEAEKMPKAKKLLVLKVDTGLDVRTIVSGIAESFTPEEIVGKKVTVLVNLAPRALRGVESEGMILMTENKEGKLVFVNPDGGGVGNGATIS, from the coding sequence ATGTCGACAACTACAGCACCTAAGAGATATACAATTACCGCTGCCCTGCCCTATACCAATGGACCCATTCATATTGGTCATTTGGCCGGGGTCTATGTACCTGCGGATATTTATGCCCGTTATTTACGCCTAACCGGAAAAGATGTTGCCTTTGTTTGCGGCAGCGACGAGCATGGTGTGGCCATTTCCATGAAGGCCAAGAAAGAAGGGGTTACACCCAAGGATGTTATCGACAAGTATCACGCTATCATAAAACAGTCCTTTGCCGATTTTGGAATTACGTTTGACAATTATTCCAGGACCTCGGCACCTGTTCATCATAAAACGGCATCGGATTTCTTTAAAAAATTGTATGAGCAAGGAGATTTCATTGAGGAGACAACAGCACAACTCTACGATGAGGAGGCGAAACAGTTCCTGGCAGACCGTTTTGTCATAGGTACCTGTCCTAAATGCGGTAACGAAGAAGCTTATGGGGATCAATGTGAAAATTGCGGATCTTCATTGAACGCAACCGATTTGATCAATCCAAAATCGACCATAACGGGTTCTGTTCCTACTACAAAGGAAACCACCCATTGGTTTTTGCCCTTGGACCGTTATGAGGATTTTTTAAGGGATTGGATACTAAAAGGACACAAGGACGACTGGAAACCCAACGTCTATGGACAATGTAAATCTTGGATCGATGGTGGTCTGGAACCCCGTGCGGTTACTCGGGACCTGGACTGGGGTATCCCCGTACCGGTAAAAGGTGGAGAAGGCAAAGTTTTGTACGTCTGGTTTGATGCCCCTATCGGATATATTTCCTCAACAAAGGAATGGGCAGAACGCGAAAACAAGAACTGGGAGCACTATTGGAAGGATAAGGATACCAAATTGGTACATTTTATCGGAAAGGACAACATTGTGTTCCACTGTATTATCTTTCCTTCCATCCTAAAAGCGCATGGAGGTTATATTCTACCCGAAAATGTTCCTGCCAATGAATTCCTGAATTTAGAAGGAAACAAGCTTTCCACATCCAAAAACTGGGCGGTTTGGCTGCACGAATATTTGGAGGATTTTCCCGATATGCAGGATGTGCTTAGGTACACATTGACCGCGAATGCCCCGGAAACCAAGGATAATGATTTTACCTGGAAAGATTTCCAGGCAAGGAACAACAACGAATTGGTTGCCATTTTTGGAAATTTCATTAACCGCGTAGTGGTATTGACCAACAAATACTATGATGGCGTCACCCCAAGTCCAAGTGATTTTACATCAGTGGATTCCGAGACTTTGGACGAACTGAAAAAATATCCCGAAATCATCTCCTGTTCCTTGGAACGCTACCGCTTTAGGGAGGCAGGCCAAGAGTTGATGAATCTTGCCCGTTTAGGCAATAAATATTTGGCCGATGAAGAACCTTGGAAAGTCATCAAGGAAGACGAAGAGCGTGTAAAAACGATTATGTTCGTCGCCCTGCAAATTGCTTCTGGATTAGCAGTTCTTAGTGAGCCCTTTTTACCTTTTACATCGGATAAGTTAAAAAGCATACTAGGGGTCCGGTCGAGCACAGTCGAGACCTCTTGGAATGAGGTATCTTCCAAAGATATCCTGTTACCACCCGGACACAAAATAGGCCAATCGGAACTTTTGTTTCGAAAAATAGAAGACTCTGAAATACAAGCGCAACTGGACAAGCTGGAAGCCACTAAAAAAGCAAACCAACAAGAAAACAAAGCACTTATGCCTCAAAAAGATACGATTACCTTTGACGATTTCTCCAAATTGGATATGCGAGTAGGCACCATCGTGGAAGCCGAAAAAATGCCAAAAGCCAAAAAGCTATTGGTCCTAAAAGTGGACACGGGATTAGATGTTCGCACCATAGTTTCTGGTATTGCCGAAAGTTTTACCCCAGAGGAAATCGTTGGTAAGAAAGTGACCGTTCTGGTCAATCTAGCCCCTAGGGCCCTTCGCGGTGTGGAAAGCGAGGGCATGATTTTAATGACGGAAAACAAGGAAGGTAAATTAGTATTTGTAAATCCTGATGGAGGTGGCGTTGGGAATGGGGCAACGATAAGTTAA
- a CDS encoding DUF1800 domain-containing protein, with amino-acid sequence MEYFINCNTSTLAPYTVPLDQTRALHLYRRLGFSASVDTINQAVGQNAGTLVDNLVDQALNMAPMPAPTWADWNNSNYPADDDARRQLVNQQRSEFALGYTNGLLNNNLRDRLSFFWSNHFVTELDVYECNSFLYHYINCLQRNSIGNFRTFVSEIGLTSAMLYYLDGVYNNGNNPNENYARELYELFTLGEGNGYTEQDIIETARALSGYVERGEEGCTQVTFDATKHDTGTKTILGQTGAWGYGDVINILFQQRPNEIAEFICRKLYEFFVHPDSQDDANNAQVIINGMASTFISSNFELAPVLRQLFKSQHFFDDEAIGVIIKSPFDFYLNTLKETSFAYDDSVLSSMLNYSGLLGQELFDPFDVAGWQRDRSWINTNFIIGRWLTIESLLEAFYQQDNEQFRSLGLSITGTTGLTSANPDNVARLIIDFILPKGLLDEGEYAKAFAIFRSDVEDVYYEGGNQESWTLATWPQAPYQVYLLMQYLARQPEYQLK; translated from the coding sequence ATGGAATATTTCATTAATTGTAATACTTCTACGCTTGCTCCGTACACCGTACCATTAGATCAGACAAGAGCTTTACACCTTTACAGAAGATTAGGATTCAGTGCTTCAGTTGATACTATAAACCAAGCTGTTGGCCAAAACGCCGGAACCTTGGTGGACAACTTAGTGGACCAAGCCCTAAATATGGCTCCAATGCCCGCACCTACCTGGGCAGATTGGAACAATTCCAATTACCCTGCTGATGATGATGCAAGAAGACAACTGGTCAACCAACAAAGGTCAGAATTTGCCCTAGGTTACACTAATGGACTATTGAACAATAACTTAAGGGATCGTTTAAGTTTTTTCTGGAGTAACCATTTTGTAACAGAGTTGGATGTTTATGAATGTAACTCCTTCCTGTACCATTATATTAATTGTCTACAACGAAATTCAATTGGCAACTTCCGTACCTTTGTAAGTGAAATAGGTCTTACGAGTGCCATGCTCTATTATTTGGATGGTGTCTATAACAACGGGAACAATCCTAACGAAAATTATGCCCGTGAACTCTATGAGCTTTTTACCCTTGGTGAAGGAAATGGATATACGGAACAGGATATTATAGAAACAGCCAGGGCTTTAAGCGGTTATGTTGAACGAGGAGAGGAAGGGTGTACCCAAGTTACCTTTGATGCTACAAAACATGATACCGGCACCAAAACCATTTTAGGACAAACAGGTGCGTGGGGCTATGGTGATGTCATCAATATTCTGTTTCAGCAAAGGCCAAACGAAATTGCAGAATTCATCTGCCGTAAACTCTACGAATTTTTTGTACATCCAGATTCCCAGGACGATGCAAACAACGCCCAAGTCATTATTAATGGAATGGCATCGACCTTTATTTCCAGCAATTTTGAACTGGCCCCTGTGTTAAGGCAACTTTTTAAGAGCCAGCACTTTTTTGACGATGAGGCTATTGGCGTAATCATTAAAAGTCCGTTCGATTTCTACCTGAACACCCTTAAAGAAACAAGTTTTGCCTACGATGATTCCGTCCTGAGTTCCATGTTAAATTATAGTGGACTTTTAGGACAAGAACTGTTCGACCCTTTTGATGTTGCAGGCTGGCAAAGGGATAGAAGTTGGATCAACACCAATTTTATCATAGGTAGATGGCTCACCATTGAAAGTTTGCTAGAGGCATTTTACCAACAAGACAATGAACAATTCAGGTCGTTAGGCCTATCCATAACAGGAACTACGGGTTTGACCAGTGCCAACCCAGATAACGTAGCTAGACTCATAATAGATTTTATCCTCCCCAAGGGATTACTAGATGAAGGAGAATATGCCAAAGCATTCGCCATTTTCAGAAGTGATGTGGAGGATGTATACTACGAAGGTGGTAACCAAGAGTCTTGGACCTTGGCCACCTGGCCACAAGCCCCATATCAAGTGTATCTATTGATGCAATACCTAGCTAGACAACCTGAATATCAATTAAAATAA
- a CDS encoding Tex family protein: MLLTSYIQKHTNLPEKGIQNTVNLLNQECTVPFISRYRKEATGGLDEVQIGSIVQYKEQFKALEKRKSSIIKTVDEQDLLTPELKAKFESAEDLTQLEDLYLPFKKSKKTKAEVARKQGLEPLAKIIMAQRSDDIKFIASKYLGPEIQNEDEALEGARHIIAEWINERTDIRNMIRNQLERFALITTKVVTAMKEDASTALSTSEKAQKFRDYFDWSEPLNRCPSHRLLAILRAESEKIIRVKIELDDERVLDRIHSRIIKSKNACADQIELAIADGYKRLLFPSLSNELLKNAKEKADDEAITVFSKNLRQLLLGAPLGEKRILAIDPGFRTGCKVVCLDAQGNLLHNETIYPHAPQNDTTGAIKKLSSLADAYKIEAIAIGNGTASRETERLVKRVTFKNPIEVFVVSEAGASIYSASKIARDEFPNYDVTVRGAVSIGRRLADPLAELVKIDPKSIGVGQYQHDVDQTKLKKSLDTVVESCVNSVGVNINTASVPLLSYVSGIGPKLAENIVAHRKKHGSFNSRKEIMEVPRLGGKAFEQGAGFLRIKDAKNPLDDSAVHPESYPIIKQMASDKKKGLSELIGNKALLREIDLKKYCTETIGLPTLEDIISELEKPGLDRREKAKVFTFDQNIKSLTDLREGQLLPGIVNNITNFGCFVDIGIKESGLIHVSNLADTFVKDVSAHVSLHQQIIVKVLSIDIQRKRIQLKLHKG; the protein is encoded by the coding sequence ATGTTACTTACTTCCTACATTCAAAAACACACCAACCTCCCCGAAAAAGGTATTCAAAACACGGTCAACCTTTTAAACCAAGAATGCACGGTGCCCTTTATTTCCCGATATCGAAAAGAAGCCACGGGTGGTTTGGACGAGGTTCAAATTGGCAGTATTGTACAGTACAAGGAACAGTTTAAGGCTCTTGAAAAACGGAAAAGCTCCATTATTAAAACAGTTGATGAACAAGATCTTTTAACACCGGAACTCAAGGCCAAATTTGAATCCGCAGAAGATTTGACCCAACTGGAAGATCTCTACCTCCCCTTCAAAAAAAGCAAAAAAACGAAAGCTGAAGTAGCCCGTAAACAAGGCCTGGAACCCTTGGCCAAAATTATCATGGCCCAACGTTCGGACGATATAAAGTTTATAGCTTCCAAATACCTGGGTCCCGAAATCCAAAACGAGGACGAAGCCTTGGAAGGTGCCCGGCACATCATTGCAGAATGGATCAATGAACGTACGGACATTAGAAACATGATTCGAAACCAACTGGAACGTTTTGCCTTGATCACCACAAAAGTGGTGACTGCGATGAAGGAAGATGCTTCGACTGCGCTCAGCACAAGTGAAAAAGCGCAGAAATTCCGGGATTATTTTGACTGGAGCGAACCATTGAACCGTTGTCCCTCGCACCGATTATTGGCCATTTTACGTGCGGAATCCGAAAAAATTATTCGAGTAAAAATAGAATTGGACGATGAGCGTGTCTTGGATCGTATTCATAGCAGGATCATAAAATCCAAAAACGCATGTGCCGACCAGATTGAATTGGCCATTGCCGATGGCTATAAAAGATTACTGTTCCCTTCCCTTTCCAATGAACTGCTCAAAAACGCAAAGGAAAAGGCAGATGATGAGGCTATTACCGTTTTCTCCAAAAACCTGCGTCAGTTATTATTGGGGGCTCCTTTGGGCGAAAAACGAATTTTAGCGATTGATCCAGGATTTAGAACAGGCTGTAAAGTGGTCTGTCTGGACGCACAGGGCAATCTTTTGCATAACGAAACCATATATCCACATGCTCCCCAAAATGATACCACAGGAGCCATAAAAAAGTTGAGCTCCTTGGCCGATGCCTATAAAATTGAGGCCATTGCTATTGGCAACGGAACGGCATCCAGAGAAACGGAGCGATTGGTAAAGAGAGTTACGTTTAAAAATCCCATCGAGGTTTTTGTAGTCAGTGAAGCCGGGGCTTCCATTTATTCGGCTTCGAAAATTGCCAGGGATGAGTTTCCAAACTACGATGTTACCGTCAGGGGAGCCGTTTCCATTGGAAGGCGCTTGGCGGATCCTTTGGCCGAATTGGTAAAAATAGACCCCAAGTCCATCGGTGTAGGGCAATATCAGCATGATGTAGATCAGACAAAACTTAAAAAATCCTTGGATACAGTCGTGGAAAGCTGTGTGAACTCCGTTGGGGTCAATATCAACACGGCAAGTGTTCCCTTGTTGAGTTATGTATCCGGAATTGGGCCCAAATTGGCCGAAAACATCGTTGCCCACAGAAAAAAGCATGGCTCCTTTAATAGCCGAAAAGAAATAATGGAAGTGCCCAGACTGGGAGGAAAGGCCTTTGAACAAGGAGCTGGGTTTCTTCGGATAAAGGATGCCAAAAATCCCTTGGACGATTCCGCCGTACATCCAGAAAGTTATCCCATTATAAAACAAATGGCATCGGACAAAAAGAAAGGACTATCCGAACTTATTGGAAACAAGGCACTGCTACGTGAAATCGATCTCAAAAAATACTGCACGGAAACCATCGGCCTACCCACTTTAGAAGACATTATTTCCGAATTGGAAAAACCGGGTTTGGACCGTAGGGAAAAGGCCAAGGTATTTACCTTTGATCAAAATATTAAGTCCTTAACAGATTTAAGGGAAGGGCAATTGCTGCCCGGTATCGTAAACAACATTACCAATTTTGGTTGTTTTGTGGACATCGGCATCAAGGAAAGCGGCCTAATCCATGTGTCCAACTTGGCCGATACTTTTGTAAAGGACGTTAGCGCCCATGTAAGCCTGCATCAACAGATTATCGTAAAGGTGTTATCCATAGATATTCAAAGAAAACGAATCCAGTTAAAGCTTCACAAAGGCTAG
- a CDS encoding histone deacetylase family protein has product MLKIAYHPIYKHPLPEGHRFPMIKYELLPKQLLHEGTCTDENFFEPKIPNDKYILAAHDPEYFYDLLNLKIPHKEARKIGFPLSGNLVQRERIIADGTMKACEYALKYGVAMNIAGGTHHAYSNRGEAFCMLNDQAIGARYLQSKNLANRILIVDLDVHQGNGTAEIFKSDASVFTFSMHGSGNYPFKKEVSDLDIPLEKGTGDEAYLSILRNTLPGLIEKHRPDFIFYLCGVDVLATDKLGTLGLSIDGCKQRDEFVLKTCREHEIPVQCSMGGGYSKEIKTIVEAHANTFRLAADFFC; this is encoded by the coding sequence ATGCTAAAAATCGCTTATCACCCCATCTACAAACATCCATTGCCGGAAGGGCATCGGTTCCCAATGATCAAGTATGAACTCCTGCCCAAGCAGCTGCTGCACGAAGGAACCTGTACCGATGAAAATTTCTTTGAACCCAAAATCCCCAATGACAAGTACATTTTGGCCGCACATGACCCCGAATATTTTTATGACCTTTTGAATTTAAAAATCCCACACAAGGAAGCTAGAAAAATTGGATTTCCACTGAGCGGAAATCTTGTACAACGGGAGCGGATCATTGCCGATGGCACTATGAAAGCCTGTGAGTATGCCCTAAAATATGGTGTTGCTATGAACATTGCAGGAGGTACCCATCATGCCTATAGCAATCGCGGAGAGGCCTTTTGTATGCTGAACGACCAAGCAATAGGTGCCCGATATTTACAGTCCAAAAACTTGGCAAACCGCATACTGATCGTGGATTTGGACGTACATCAAGGAAACGGTACGGCGGAAATTTTTAAAAGCGATGCTTCCGTGTTTACCTTTTCGATGCATGGCTCGGGCAATTATCCTTTTAAAAAGGAGGTATCGGATTTAGATATTCCTTTGGAAAAAGGAACTGGCGATGAAGCATATCTTTCCATTCTAAGGAATACCCTGCCCGGGCTGATAGAAAAACATCGGCCTGATTTTATATTCTACTTATGCGGTGTTGATGTTCTGGCAACGGACAAACTCGGTACCTTGGGACTATCTATTGATGGTTGCAAGCAACGTGATGAATTTGTCCTAAAGACCTGCAGAGAACATGAAATTCCGGTACAATGTAGTATGGGAGGTGGATATTCCAAGGAAATCAAAACCATTGTAGAGGCCCATGCCAATACGTTTAGATTGGCAGCGGATTTTTTTTGCTGA
- a CDS encoding L-threonylcarbamoyladenylate synthase, which translates to METTITTDIEKSQKLLKEGQLVAIPTETVYGLAANALDSNAVKRIFEMKGRPAFNPLIVHIHQMEQLPILAKDIPQKAYDLAEAFWPGSLTLILPKQDIVPDIITGGKPTVGVRMPNHKTTLDLLKGLPFPLAAPSANPFTRVSPTSAKHVLDYFGDQIPAILDGGPCQVGLESTIIGFDGEIPILYRKGGIPKEAIEAVVGKLRISTENETAPEAPGMLLKHYSPRTPLVVCDNLKEKLKENSLKKVGVLSFYEEDFPLATKVIALSKNKMLEEAAMSLFEALHTLDASGLDLILAERFPEKGLGSSINDRLFRAEN; encoded by the coding sequence ATGGAAACTACAATTACAACGGATATTGAAAAAAGCCAAAAACTTCTGAAAGAAGGACAACTGGTTGCCATACCTACGGAAACCGTATACGGCTTGGCCGCCAATGCGCTGGATAGCAATGCGGTGAAACGTATTTTTGAAATGAAGGGTAGGCCAGCGTTTAATCCGTTGATCGTTCATATCCACCAAATGGAGCAACTGCCCATTTTGGCGAAGGATATTCCCCAAAAGGCCTATGACTTAGCAGAGGCTTTTTGGCCAGGTTCTCTAACCTTGATATTGCCCAAGCAGGACATAGTTCCGGACATCATTACGGGAGGAAAGCCTACCGTGGGTGTGCGAATGCCCAATCATAAAACAACCCTGGACCTGTTAAAAGGACTGCCTTTCCCTTTGGCCGCTCCCAGTGCCAATCCCTTTACAAGGGTCAGTCCAACCTCTGCCAAACATGTTCTGGATTATTTTGGCGACCAAATACCCGCTATTTTGGATGGAGGGCCCTGTCAGGTGGGTTTGGAATCTACGATTATCGGTTTTGATGGGGAGATTCCCATATTGTACCGAAAAGGAGGTATTCCCAAGGAAGCCATTGAGGCCGTGGTAGGTAAACTCAGGATATCCACGGAAAATGAAACGGCCCCCGAAGCCCCGGGGATGTTGCTCAAACATTACTCGCCCAGAACCCCATTGGTGGTCTGTGATAATCTTAAAGAAAAACTAAAGGAGAATTCTTTGAAGAAAGTAGGTGTTCTATCATTCTACGAGGAAGATTTTCCTTTGGCTACAAAAGTGATTGCCCTATCCAAAAACAAAATGTTGGAGGAAGCGGCCATGTCCCTCTTTGAAGCCTTACATACCTTGGATGCGAGCGGACTGGATTTGATCCTTGCCGAAAGATTTCCGGAAAAGGGCTTGGGCAGTAGCATCAACGACCGCCTGTTCCGGGCCGAGAACTAA
- a CDS encoding DUF1501 domain-containing protein — protein sequence MCHTHHSPHKGLEHDGHDNEHQIWSRRSFLQALGIAGSGSMLLGANMLTASSPSPLTAGIAAAETDNILILIRLSGGNDGLSTVIPIEQYDSYANARPNIYIPESKVLKLTDEFGVPSYMGALEPMWGNGQFKAVHGVGYENQSLSHFTGSDIYANTDLTTTGFSGLNTGWMGRHFENIYPDYLINPPAAPAAIQIGQFGNLVFQGEETNYAFVTSNVDQLEEIAESGVVYGLDDALFNGCMYGDQLKFLRGVANTTYEYSGLIHEAYERGQNQVEYQQNGFARQMALLARLIKGNLGTKVYMVSMGGFDTHGNQPLAHERLMTNLSVAVNNFYEDLGYTQQDDKVLSMTFSEFGRRIFENGSNGTDHGKAAPTLFFGSGLNGSAFVGDHPTLENPDGRGNLEYTMDFRDLYATVLAEWLCVDIPLVEQHLLDHPYNPVNLGFNCSGTDFPDIVYSDGPVTPPTPPGEEGTDPVNPDLLNAIVHKPFYPTDSTPHIYLEMPFSAQVDIQLYNILGQHVGTVFNEMMLEGSTEINIRERVPKHLSTGKYIYRISVQNQKMSKSVMVA from the coding sequence ATGTGCCATACACACCACTCACCCCATAAAGGACTAGAACACGATGGTCATGACAATGAACATCAAATTTGGAGCCGTCGTTCCTTTCTCCAAGCTTTAGGAATCGCCGGTTCCGGTTCTATGTTATTGGGAGCCAATATGCTAACAGCTTCTTCTCCCTCTCCGTTGACCGCAGGAATTGCAGCTGCCGAAACGGACAACATCCTAATACTTATAAGACTTTCCGGAGGAAATGACGGGCTAAGCACCGTAATTCCAATTGAACAATATGACAGCTATGCCAATGCAAGGCCCAATATCTATATCCCGGAAAGTAAGGTATTAAAGCTTACGGATGAATTTGGTGTTCCATCTTATATGGGCGCTTTGGAGCCCATGTGGGGCAATGGCCAGTTTAAGGCCGTTCACGGTGTAGGATACGAGAACCAAAGCCTTTCCCATTTTACGGGATCGGACATCTATGCCAACACGGATTTGACCACAACCGGATTCAGTGGTCTTAATACAGGATGGATGGGAAGACATTTTGAAAACATTTATCCTGATTATTTAATCAATCCACCGGCTGCACCGGCTGCCATTCAGATTGGGCAGTTTGGTAATTTGGTGTTCCAGGGCGAAGAGACCAACTATGCTTTTGTCACTTCTAACGTGGACCAACTTGAAGAAATTGCAGAATCTGGTGTAGTATATGGATTGGACGATGCCTTGTTCAATGGCTGTATGTATGGAGACCAATTGAAGTTTTTAAGAGGTGTCGCCAATACGACATACGAATATTCGGGCCTAATTCATGAGGCTTATGAACGAGGTCAAAACCAAGTAGAATATCAACAGAACGGTTTTGCGCGTCAAATGGCCTTATTGGCCAGATTGATCAAAGGTAATTTAGGTACCAAGGTCTACATGGTATCCATGGGTGGTTTTGATACGCATGGAAATCAACCATTGGCACATGAAAGATTAATGACCAATCTTTCCGTAGCAGTTAATAATTTCTATGAGGACTTAGGCTATACCCAGCAAGACGATAAAGTCTTAAGTATGACTTTTTCTGAATTTGGCCGTAGAATATTTGAGAACGGGTCTAATGGTACGGACCACGGTAAGGCTGCTCCTACCCTTTTCTTTGGTTCTGGGCTAAATGGTAGTGCCTTCGTAGGTGACCATCCAACCTTGGAAAATCCGGATGGACGTGGAAATTTGGAGTATACCATGGATTTTAGGGACCTGTATGCCACGGTTTTGGCAGAATGGTTATGTGTGGACATTCCCTTGGTGGAACAACATCTTTTGGACCACCCCTATAACCCGGTTAATTTAGGGTTCAACTGTAGTGGTACTGATTTCCCGGATATCGTTTACAGCGATGGACCTGTAACACCACCTACTCCACCTGGCGAGGAAGGCACGGACCCTGTAAATCCGGATTTATTGAACGCCATTGTTCATAAACCCTTTTATCCTACGGATAGTACACCCCATATTTACTTAGAAATGCCCTTCTCGGCACAGGTAGATATTCAGCTTTACAATATTCTTGGGCAACATGTAGGCACCGTCTTCAACGAAATGATGCTAGAAGGTTCCACCGAAATCAATATACGAGAGCGCGTGCCCAAGCACCTATCAACCGGTAAGTACATATACAGAATAAGTGTACAGAACCAAAAAATGAGCAAATCGGTTATGGTAGCTTAA
- a CDS encoding phosphatase PAP2 family protein has protein sequence MKYLSVLLLAIPIYATAQTKDLDTVNSRWHMLTYDMGNIFKGVGHSYSRPFHWKGEQWADFGMVVGGTGLVYLFDDNTSRLIRNNREGVPRWIRDYGELYGSPENNYIATTGVYLTGLFLKNEKLRRTGVLLIASATSAGLLQQVLKSAVGRARPLAELGKDTFDPFNSSRNFHSFPSGHAILAFTNAYAIAKQFKNPWLKAGIYTVGAIPGISRVWDGQHWLSDMVFAFAISIATVESIDRYLDSKYDQKYNDQSKKLSWNLTFGPGQVGLNIEF, from the coding sequence GTGAAATACCTTTCCGTATTGCTTCTGGCCATCCCTATATACGCCACCGCCCAGACCAAGGATTTGGACACCGTAAACAGCCGATGGCACATGTTGACCTACGATATGGGCAACATATTCAAGGGGGTTGGTCACTCCTATTCCAGACCATTTCATTGGAAAGGGGAGCAATGGGCCGATTTTGGAATGGTCGTGGGTGGAACAGGGCTTGTATATCTTTTTGATGACAACACGTCTCGCCTTATAAGAAACAATCGAGAAGGCGTTCCAAGGTGGATACGTGATTATGGAGAGCTTTACGGAAGCCCTGAAAATAATTATATCGCTACCACCGGTGTATATTTAACCGGTCTATTTCTAAAGAATGAAAAGCTAAGAAGAACTGGGGTTTTGTTGATAGCATCTGCGACCTCAGCAGGACTTTTACAGCAAGTCCTAAAGTCAGCTGTAGGTAGGGCCAGGCCCTTGGCAGAACTGGGTAAAGATACTTTTGACCCTTTCAATTCCAGTAGAAACTTTCACTCCTTTCCTTCAGGCCATGCTATATTAGCCTTTACAAATGCTTATGCCATTGCGAAACAGTTTAAAAATCCGTGGCTTAAGGCCGGTATCTATACGGTGGGCGCCATTCCTGGAATTTCTAGGGTTTGGGACGGCCAACACTGGTTAAGCGACATGGTCTTTGCTTTTGCCATCAGTATTGCCACCGTTGAATCTATTGATCGCTATCTAGATTCCAAATATGACCAGAAATATAATGACCAAAGTAAAAAGCTAAGTTGGAATCTTACTTTCGGCCCTGGACAAGTGGGCCTTAACATTGAATTTTAG